Proteins encoded within one genomic window of Glycine soja cultivar W05 chromosome 1, ASM419377v2, whole genome shotgun sequence:
- the LOC114411791 gene encoding uncharacterized protein LOC114411791 translates to MGTKVQNLPGYYSMRDLNEESSSCGWPLFYGDKSLTNGQYYNNYLPSSVTDACSAYDKDVVKRMMLEHEAVFKNQVYELHRLYRIQRDLMNEVKRKELHRNQIPVEASFSVGHMTSQLTTEDGQKWHISGFPVGNSTCAKTSVSGVEGIHSPLDSMKAIGQQTSPFPSPNGCSSSKDVEVLESRPLKVRRKMFDLHLPADEYIDTEESEKLSDEKTSDPSFFLPDRNCKTGKEGDAKLFCGNGEKTGCQEDTSRSEQSLRRRNGLADLNEPVPVEETYNSPYVHLLNRNPCQGATECSDISADAAKQKSDFFALSREQLLNSHHGTESWTRSNEYLESNGGGKGWYQSVAESGQAKSNTHPVPQLLKSVSSQTIQDALSKVREPASDYLNGRNKADMWREKTVSDLHISERNHEYSINKQPESVIPLHRPGLFAASPSSDLSKSWSHSASSWEMANSSLSQKLMSIQTPPCLNASGALSRRSQSHQSNGVLEECWPLNINSKPNPGFRSDAPIQNGFYPGSSSGPKEPSMNISSISYDYLNHKNDCKIIPDHFINNVSSKSCKGSDSNCNDMKSGKDIDLNVLLPNGLSNNLVPRSGAGIMDGQQNNEERHAVLPWLREKTTCKNGVQNTAGESSLFHAASLSNKDETVKGPSGKFMHNVTSVLCSNDTEARRTEANESSGNKKILGIPIFDMAHISPKKEFSSITSLSVLNPTPSDLEAVGNKKKWIFDINLPCDAAVVELDKEAFTETAVSKTRSPTTADSRNQIDLNLSMSEDEGSFTTIPSDNIKMKAQIDLEAPAPPEIEEDAVPEEKKLETALASPQVPQGTVEQPKDDELITNAAEAIVVLSSLTWEVDDGVISPSESPKVDLLSWFADVVSSSCKDEGKCDVSREKDGEDNEGRSSEGMDYFEAMTLNLPETKEEDYMPKPLVPENFKVEETTTLLPTRTRKGPARRGRQRRDFQRDILPGLASLSRHEVTEDLQTFGGLMRATGYSWNSGLTRRSSSRNGGGRGRRRGQVAPSPPTPVATNETSTPLMQQLNNIEVGLEDRSLTGWGKTTRRPRRQRCPAGNPPLIQLT, encoded by the exons ATGGGAACCAAAGTCCAGAATCTTCCAGGATATTACTCAATGAGAGATCTTAATGAGGAATCCAGCAGTTGTGGCTGGCCACTATTTTATGGGGATAAATCACTCACAAATGGGCAGTACTACAATAATTATCTGCCAAGTTCTGTAACAGATGCATGTTCTGCATATGATAAGGATGTTGTGAAGCGCATGATGCTTGAGCATGAGGCCGTTTTTAAGAATCAG GTCTATGAACTTCACCGTTTGTACAGAATACAAAGGGATTTGATGAATGAGGTTAAAAGGAAAGAATTACACAGAAACCAGATACCTGTTGAGGCGTCATTTTCTGTAGGTCACATGACATCTCAGTTAACGACAGAAGACGGACAAAAATGGCATATTTCTGGCTTTCCTGTAGGAAATTCTACTTGTGCTAAAACATCTGTGTCGGGAGTTGAGGGCATTCATTCTCCTTTGGATTCTATGAAAGCGATCGGCCAACAAACTAGTCCATTTCCATCCCCAAATGGGTGTAGTAGTTCAAAAGATGTTGAGGTGCTTGAGTCTAGACCCTTGAAGgtgaggagaaaaatgtttgaccTACATCTCCCTGCTGATGAGTACATTGATACTGAGGAAAGTGAAAAACTCAGCGATGAAAAGACAAGTGATCCATCATTCTTTCTTCCTGATAGAAACTGTAAAACTGGAAAGGAGGGTGATGCAAAACTTTTTTGCGGCAATGGTGAGAAGACTGGTTGCCAGGAGGACACTTCAAGATCTGAGCAGTCTTTAAGGAGAAGAAATGGTTTGGCTGACTTAAATGAACCTGTTCCGGTGGAAGAAACATATAATTCTCCATATGTTCACCTACTGAATCGTAATCCCTGTCAAGGGGCAACTGAATGCTCTGATATCTCTGCTGATGCTGCCAAACAAAAGTCAGACTTTTTTGCTCTGTCTAGGGAGCAATTGCTCAACTCTCATCATGGAACTGAAAGTTGGACTCGAAGTAATGAATATTTGGAGAGCAATGGGGGTGGAAAAGGGTGGTATCAATCAGTGGCTGAGTCAG GGCAAGCTAAAAGCAACACGCACCCTGTTCCACAACTCCTCAAATCAGTATCTTCCCAGACAATACAAGATGCACTTAGCAAAGTTCGTGAACCTGCATCTGATTATCTAAATGGTCGAAACAAGGCTGACATGTGGAGGGAAAAGACAGTTAGTGATTTACATATCAGTGAAAGAAATCATGAATACTCCATCAATAAGCAACCTGAGTCTGTGATACCATTACATAGACCTGGTCTTTTTGCAGCTTCTCCTTCCTCTGATTTATCTAAGTCTTGGTCTCATTCGGCTTCTTCTTGGGAAATGGCCAATAGCAGCCTAAGCCAGAAGTTGATGTCAATTCAGACACCTCCATGTCTAAATGCATCTGGTGCTTTGAGTAGGAGATCCCAGTCACATCAAAGTAATGGGGTATTGGAAGAATGCTGGCCTCTAAATATCAATTCCAAGCCTAACCCAGGTTTTCGAAGTGACGCACCTATACAGAATGGATTTTACCCTGGGTCTTCATCTGGGCCCAAGGAACCATCGATGAACATCTCTTCAATTAGCTATGACTATCTCAATCATAAAAATGATTGTAAGATAATTCCTGATCACTTCATCAACAATGTTTCGTCAAAATCCTGTAAGGGTTCAGATTCAAATTGCAATGACATGAAGTCTGGAAAAGATATTGACTTGAATGTGCTGCTTCCGAATGGTTTATCCAATAACTTAGTTCCCCGGTCAGGTGCTGGGATAATGGATGGACAACAGAACAATGAGGAGCGTCATGCAGTGTTGCCTTGGCTTAGAGAGAAGACAACTTGTAAGAATGGAGTACAAAACACTGCAGGAGAGTCGAGTTTATTCCATGCTGCCTCATTGTCCAACAAAGATGAAACTGTAAAGGGACCTAGTGGAAAATTTATGCACAATGTAACTTCAGTTTTGTGTTCTAATGACACTGAGGCAAGGAGGACGGAGGCAAATGAAAGCTCTGGTAATAAGAAAATTCTTGGTATTCCCATATTTGATATGGCTCATATTTCTCCTAAGAAGGAATTTTCTTCAATCACTTCTCTGTCTGTGTTGAATCCTACTCCATCCGATCTAGAAGCAGtgggaaataagaaaaaatggaTATTTGATATTAACTTGCCTTGTGATGCTGCTGTTGTTGAGTTGGACAAAGAAGCATTCACTGAAACTGCTGTTAGTAAGACAAGGTCTCCTACAACAGCAGACTCTAGAAATCAAATTGATCTGAACTTGAGTATGAGTGAGGATGAAGGATCTTTCACAACTATACCAagtgataatataaaaatgaaggCACAAATAGATTTGGAAGCCCCTGCTCCTCCCGAGATAGAGGAGGATGCTGTTCCTGAAGAAAAGAAGCTTGAAACTGCTCTAGCATCACCGCAAGTCCCACAAGGCACAGTTGAACAGCCAAAGGATGATGAACTTATTACAAATGCAGCAGAGGCAATTGTTGTCTTGTCATCTCTTACCTGGGAAGTGGATGATGGTGTGATCAGTCCATCAGAAAGTCCAAAGGTGGACCTGCTAAGTTGGTTTGCAGATGTTGTTTCCTCCTCATGCAAAGATGAGGGAAAGTGTGATGTTTCAAGGGAAAAAGATGGCGAGGACAACGAGGGGCGTTCCTCTGAAGGAATGGATTACTTTGAGGCAATGACATTGAACTTGCCGGAGACCAAGGAAGAAGACTACATGCCCAAGCCTCTTGTCCCTGAAAACTTCAAAGTGGAAGAAACAACTACTTTGTTGCCAACTCGGACACGAAAAGGGCCAGCAAGGAGAGGGAGGCAGCGCAGGGACTTCCAAAGGGACATCCTTCCAGGCCTGGCATCATTGTCGAGGCATGAAGTGACAGAAGATCTTCAGACATTTGGAGGGCTTATGAGAGCAACAGGTTATTCTTGGAATTCAGGATTAACTAGGAGAAGCTCATCTAGGAATGGTGGTGGCAGGGGGAGGCGACGGGGGCAGGTTGCCCCCTCTCCCCCGACACCAGTGGCAACCAATGAAACTAGCACCCCACTGATGCAGCAGCTTAATAATATTGAAGTTGGATTGGAGGATAGAAGCCTAACAGGTTGGGGCAAGACAACCAGAAGGCCCCGCCGACAGAGGTGCCCGGCCGGTAACCCTCCGTTGATCCAGTTAACCTAA